CGTGAGGCTCTTGGCATGTTCGCCCTGGTCGACTGCAACAACTTCTATGCCTCCTGCGAGTGCTTTCTGGACCTGACCGGGGTCCTGGATCCGACTGCCCTGGGCTTGGAGATCGCCCGCACCGTGCGGCGCTGGACCGGCATCCCGGTGGCGGTCGGGATCGCCCCGACCAAGACGCTTGCCAAGCTCGCCAATCGGCTGGCCAAGAAGGGCTATGGGCCGGCCGGTCCGGTGCTCGATTGGTCGGCGCTGCCGGATCGAGACGCCGTGCTGGCGGGGGTTGCGGTGGAAGACCTCTGGGGCATGGCGGCGCGCTCGGGGGCACGTCTACGCGCACTCGGCATCGCCGATGCACTGGCGTTGCGCGAGGCGCATCCGCAGCGATTGCGCGCGTCCTTCGGCGTGGTGGTCGAGCGCATCGCCCGGGAACTGCGCGGGCAAGCCTGTCTGGCGCTGGAGGAGGTGGCGCCGCCGCGCCGTCAGGTCATGGTCTCGCGCAGCTTCGGTGCTGAGGTGACCGCGCCGGCGGAGCTGCGGGCGGCGGTCACGGCCTTCGCGAGCCGTGCCGGCGAGAAGCTGCGGTCGCAGGGGCTCTCCGCCCCGGCGCTGACGGTGTTCGTGCAGACCAATCCTTTCGATACGGGCCGGGCGTTCTACGCGAACGCCGTGACGCTGGGTTTCCCCGTGCCGACTCAGGACAGCACGGCGCTGGTGCGGGCCGCGACCCGCGGGGTCGATCGGCTGTTTCGCGCAGGCGATGCCTACCGCAAGGCCGGGGTGCTGTTGCCGGATGTGGTCCCGGCCGAGCAGGCGCCGGCGGATCTGTTCGCCGAGGTCGGAGAGGACGATCGTGCGCGGCGGCGCATGGCGGTGCTGAATGCGGTCAATCGCAAGTACGGGCGCGAGACTCTGAGGTTCGCAGGTCAGCTTGTCCGGGTCCGGTTGGCGGCGGCGCTCGGAGCGCGGCTCCGGGGTCTCGACGACACGCTGGGCGGGATTGGCGACGGTGCGCGCGGGGTCCCCGACGTCCCGAGTCGGGGCGACGACGTCAATCAAGAGGGCCGCACGGTCCCGGCGTCGTTGCCTCGTGTGGATTTCTTCCATTGGGTCCTGATGGATATCCCGGCCTCCGTGACCGAGATCGCCGAAGGCAGTCATGCCGCCGGCGTGACCCCGCGAGGCAAGTCCGGGCCGGCCGCGCCGGACGGGATGCGCCACGGCCTGAACGACTACACATCGCGTTGTGCCGTCAGCCGTCCTCGCCGTACACCATGGGGCGAGTACAAGCGCGGCAGGCGCTTCTTCTCGAAGCATCAATGCCCTCCCATCAACTCGTTTCGGTACGGCTCGGCAAACAACGCCGGCTGCCCGCCAGTGTGCCAGAACAGGATGCGTGCATCGCTCGGGAAGAAGCCCTCACGGATGAGATCCAGCAGACCGCCGGCGGCACGCCCGGTGTAGACCGGATCCAGCAGGATGCCCTCGGTGCGGGCGAAGATCTTGATCGCCTCGCGCTCCAGATCGGTCATGAACCCGTAGCCCGCTCCGCAGTAGCGATCATCGACGTGCACGTCCGCGGGGTCGAAGGCGATGCGTGCGCCCAGCGCCGCGCTTGCGTCGCTCGCCAGGGCGGCGACCTGTGACGTCAGCGCGGATGCCGGCTCGTCGATGCTGATTCCGAGCAGTGTCCCCCGGTAACCGAAGACGCGCTGCCCCAGGACCAGCCCGGCCTGGGTGCCGCCGCTGGAGGTGGCGAAGACCATCCAATCCACCTCGATCCCCTGCGCCAGCACCTCCTGCATCGCAAAGGCATAGCCCAGTGCTCCGGTCGGGCTGCTGCCCCCGTAGGGAACCCGGTAAGGGGCTTGGCCCTGCGCCGCGGCGGTCTCGACGGTCTCCTCGAGGAGCCGATCGCGGTCGCGGCGATCGGATGTCGCGACGATCCGCGCATCCAGAAGGTGATCGAGGAGCAGATTCCCGGTCGCTTCGGCGGGGCGCTCGCCGGTCAACACCAGGATGCAGTCCATCCCGCAGCGGGCCGCCGCCGCGGCGGTCTGGCGACAGTGGTTGGACTGCCAGGCGCCGGTCGTGACGAGGGTCCGGGCACCCTGTGCCTGCGCTTCGGCCACCAGGAACTCCAGCTTGCGGGTCTTGTTGCCGCCGAGCGCGAGGCCGGTCTGATCGTCGCGCTTGATGAAGAGCCGGGGACCGCCGAGCAGGGCGGAGAGCCGCGGCAGCGGCTCGACGGGCGTGGGCAGGTGGGCCAGGCTCAGGCGGGGGATGGATGCGGCTGTCATCGGGGGATTCTCCGCAGGTCCTTGGCACGAACAGCGAGGCGCAGATCCGCCTCCACCCAGACAGCTACTCGGTATGGTAGCTGTCGAGGTTGTCTCGGGTGATATGGGCAATGCCGGTATCGACGACAGCGGGCAGGGGCCGCCCGAGACGGGCCATCCAAAGCGCCGTGACCGCCCAGCTGCCTTGCAAATAGGGCTTGGTCGAGGCGGATGAATCCACCACGCACTGACGAATCAGCTCCAAGAGGGGATCGAGGTCATCCAGACCAACGCTGTGGACCTTGCCCGCAAGACCAGCCTCGGCGATGGCCCGGCCGATGCCGATCGGCCCCAAGGCATTGCACGAGACAAAACCATTGAGGTCGGGATGCGCCTTGAGGATGGCGCCCGCCCCGGTCTGCACGCGTGCGATGTCGTCCTGATCGATGCCTTCGGCGACGACATCGATGTCGGGGTACCTGGCGAAGACGGCCTTATGCGCGTCGTAGCGCAAGCGGTGATTCGGCGCTGTTGGAACACCTTGCATGATGGCCACCTTGCCCTTGCCGCCCATCAGCTCCACCAGCCGCTCCGCGGCCATGGTTGCCTGAGCGCGGAAGTCGTTGCCGATACTCAGAATCCCGAGTTCATCGGGAGCGACCGAGTCGAATGCCACCATGGGAATGTCGGCTGCCAGCGCAGCGGCTGTAAGCGCTGTTCTCCTCGCCGGATGATTCGCTCGGCATCGAAATCCAGTACGCGTCGTGCCTCGACATCGTCGAGGTCCGTTCGACTCCTCGCGCGGATGTTGGTGGGTGCTTGCTGCCGCACTGCGCGCTTGTGGCGACGGTCGCACAGCGCCTCACGCCCGTCAAGCCGGCGCCAATGGTGCACCAGCTCCTTCGCTGCTGGGGCGCTCGCGGCTGTGGGCGCCGCGCCTCGAGGCCCGATGACCGGATGCAGGGCCTGACCAATCGTCCGCCATACGGCCACGATCGCATAGGCGAACTCCTCGGCGTCTGCGCCGTCGGACGCCCGGTCAGCCAGCGGCGCAGGCCATCAACCACCCATTCGGTTTTCCAGCTTCCACTGCAGCGACGGCAGCGCGCGGAAGACTTTGCGCGTGCCCTCGAGCCACTGCCGGGTCAGCGCGTCGAAGTAGACGTCCCCCTCGGCGAAGCGGCGCTTCATGGTGACCCGCAGGCTGTTCCGGGCATAGCACAACAAGTCGATCGGCATGCCCACCGAGAGATTGCTGAGCATCGTCGAATCGAAGGACACCAGCACGCATTTGGTCGCGTCCTCCAGTGTCGCGCTGGAGCTCACGCCGAGGTCGAGGATCGGCTTGCCGTATTTGGCCTCTCCGGTTTGCAGGAAATTGGTGTCGGTGCCGGCCTCGATGAAGTTGCCCTCGGCATAGATCCGGAAGAGCCGCATCTCCTCGTCCGCGATCTGGCCGCCGAGGATGAAGGACGCGTTGAACTTCAGGCCGCTGCTCTCCAAGAAGGGGGTGTCGCGGCGCTCGATATCGCGCATCGCATCCGACACCAGGTTGGCCACATCGAACATGGAGTCGACACTCCAGAGATGCGGCGCTTCGCCGGTGGCGCGTCGGCGCAGCAGGTTGATCACCGTCTGCGTGGCGGCCAAGCCGCCCGAACTCAGCAGCACCAGTACCCGATCGCTCGGGCGATCGAACACCGTCATTTTGCAGAACTTGGCGTAGTTGTCGACACCCGCATGGGTGCGCGAGTCGCTGGCGAAGATCATGCCTTGGTCGAGCTTAACTCCGACGCAGTAGGTCATGGCCCGGCAACCTCTTCGGCCCAGACCTTGAAGCGCTCCAGGGTGTTTGGCCCGAAGGTGCTCGCGAGGGCGACGTCGCAGGCGTCTCGGCCGCGAGCGACGAGCACGCGACCGACGCGCGGCGTGTTGTTGCGCGCATCGAAGGTGTACCAGCGGTCGCCCAGGTAGGCCTCGAACCAGCCGGCGAAATCCATGGGCCCGTGGGGCGGCTCCGTGCCCATGTCGCCGAGATAGCCGGTGCAGTACCGGGCGGGAATGTTCATGGAGCGGCACAACGTCACCGCCAGGTGGGCATAGTCGCGGCAAACGCCCCGTCGCTCCATGTAGGCCTCCCGGGCCGAGCGCGTGCGGCGTGCATGCGCGTAGCCGAACTCGATGTGCCGGTGGACGAAGTCGCAGATCGCCTGCACGCGGGCCCAACCGGTCGGCCCGTCGCCGAACTTCTGCCACGCGATGTCGGACAACAGATCCGTCTCGCAATAGCGGCTCCCCTGCAGGTAGACCAGGGTCGATTCCGGCAGGTGCTCGACCGGCGTCTGGGTTGCCCCCGGGGCCACAACGTCGGGCTCCCCGGAGTCGTTGATCAGCGCATCGGTGCCGAGCAGGAAGCGCCCCGGCGGCGCGACCAGGCGGCTGCACCAGTTCCCGAACTGGTCGCGATACGCGGTGACCGGCACGGCGGGGTGCGTGACGAGAACATCCGGTCGCACCAAGTCGGAAGCCCGCGAATAGTGGATGTTGAGCGCCAGGATCATCGGCGTCGGGCCAGGGCACCGGTACTCCATCTCGAAACCGACACGTATCTGCATCATTGTCGCCGCTCCAGTGCTGCCGTGCCGCTTGGACGGCGCGTAAGTCACATGCTGGGCTCATGTCGTCGGCAGGTCTGTTCGGCAGCGTACCTACGGGACTCAACAGCCAGGGCGCGGCGCAACCCCGGTTTCGCTTATCCTTTGGCCCGGCCGGGCGCTGCTCAACCGCGGTAAGGGGACTCGCTCACCCGTTTGAGAGCAAGCCTTTCCGGCACCCGCTAGCGCGCATGATTCCCGGTGGTGAGGGTCAGCAGGATATCGGCGTACCAGGCGCAGTTCAGGCCCAGCGACTCCTCGGCCCGCATGTCCCCGCCGCTCATGTCCAGTCGGGCGGAGTGCACGCCGAGTAGCTTCCACGGCAATCGCGCATCCCCGGCAAAGAAGAACCCGCTCGCGCCGGTGAGCCGTTGGCTTCCGAAAAAGGTCGAAACGCGGGCAGTCGTCAACAGCAGGGATTCGATCATGGCAATCGAGAACGGAAGCCGATGCGGCACGAAGGCACGAGGCCGGGTCAAGATCAAATTTTTGGCGCCGATTTCCCGTGCGCCACAGGGAATAGTTCGCCGTCATGGACGGCGCCGACACCTGCGCCACCCCGGCACGCCGCACCTCTGCCGGCGAATGGTGAAAGTCCGACAGTCCTCCCCCCTTTCCGGGGACAGTTTACCTAACTTCGCCACCGGTCCTCGAACAATCGCGTAGTCGTCAGCTCGCACAGATCGTGGCATTTCGGGAAGCGTACCCTCTCAAAAGGCAAATTTCACGCCTATGCTTTTTGGCTCCGGTGGGCCGCACAAGCCTCCCGCGGCGTGACTCGTTTTCGTGGCTCAGGCAACGCAGCCGTTTGATGAACTCGAAAATAGCCGAAAGATCTATATTTTTTAGTATCTTAAACCGCGCCGGCCCAACGGTCGCCAAGGCTGCCGGGACCAATCCCATCCAAAAACATCGCATACCGATCTGAGCGCGGTTTAAGCGGCCGCCTCCGCGCAAAGCCACTTCTGAAAGTCCACAAAGAGAC
The sequence above is drawn from the Thiocapsa rosea genome and encodes:
- a CDS encoding substrate-binding domain-containing protein; its protein translation is MRPSPQARSAAASTHQHPREESNGPRRCRGTTRTGFRCRANHPARRTALTAAALAADIPMVAFDSVAPDELGILSIGNDFRAQATMAAERLVELMGGKGKVAIMQGVPTAPNHRLRYDAHKAVFARYPDIDVVAEGIDQDDIARVQTGAGAILKAHPDLNGFVSCNALGPIGIGRAIAEAGLAGKVHSVGLDDLDPLLELIRQCVVDSSASTKPYLQGSWAVTALWMARLGRPLPAVVDTGIAHITRDNLDSYHTE
- a CDS encoding D-cysteine desulfhydrase family protein, giving the protein MTAASIPRLSLAHLPTPVEPLPRLSALLGGPRLFIKRDDQTGLALGGNKTRKLEFLVAEAQAQGARTLVTTGAWQSNHCRQTAAAAARCGMDCILVLTGERPAEATGNLLLDHLLDARIVATSDRRDRDRLLEETVETAAAQGQAPYRVPYGGSSPTGALGYAFAMQEVLAQGIEVDWMVFATSSGGTQAGLVLGQRVFGYRGTLLGISIDEPASALTSQVAALASDASAALGARIAFDPADVHVDDRYCGAGYGFMTDLEREAIKIFARTEGILLDPVYTGRAAGGLLDLIREGFFPSDARILFWHTGGQPALFAEPYRNELMGGH
- a CDS encoding peptidase, producing the protein MTYCVGVKLDQGMIFASDSRTHAGVDNYAKFCKMTVFDRPSDRVLVLLSSGGLAATQTVINLLRRRATGEAPHLWSVDSMFDVANLVSDAMRDIERRDTPFLESSGLKFNASFILGGQIADEEMRLFRIYAEGNFIEAGTDTNFLQTGEAKYGKPILDLGVSSSATLEDATKCVLVSFDSTMLSNLSVGMPIDLLCYARNSLRVTMKRRFAEGDVYFDALTRQWLEGTRKVFRALPSLQWKLENRMGG
- a CDS encoding transglutaminase-like domain-containing protein, with the translated sequence MMQIRVGFEMEYRCPGPTPMILALNIHYSRASDLVRPDVLVTHPAVPVTAYRDQFGNWCSRLVAPPGRFLLGTDALINDSGEPDVVAPGATQTPVEHLPESTLVYLQGSRYCETDLLSDIAWQKFGDGPTGWARVQAICDFVHRHIEFGYAHARRTRSAREAYMERRGVCRDYAHLAVTLCRSMNIPARYCTGYLGDMGTEPPHGPMDFAGWFEAYLGDRWYTFDARNNTPRVGRVLVARGRDACDVALASTFGPNTLERFKVWAEEVAGP